ACATAAGCCTACGCAACAAGGCATGACGTTGCTGTCTTATCTCCGGGAGTAAGGGCAGGTGAAAGGCCCCCAGAGCTAAAGACGGATCATCGTGCAGGGTCTCTCGCTCCTCGTCTGTCAAAAGGGGGCCTTGCCTAAGGTTTCCTGGCCATGAGGAAGAATCGGCCCCTGTAAGTATCCATACGTCGTGATACGTTAGGACCGGGGGAGTGGCAGTGTAGACCGAGATGGAGCCTTTGATCTTTACGCCTCGCCATAGGTTTGACCGCTCGGCCCAGGCAGCTAGGAAGGCCATGGCATCTTCTTTTCTTAACGGTTCTTCCCCTGCTGGTCCTATGTCTGGTTCCGCTTCCTTTATCTGAAGAGCCTTTTCCTCCAACTCTTTTATGGCTTGGTTCGTTTGCCGGGCGTCCTCGTCCAGTTCGGTCAGGTCCTGGATCTCCCAAGAGAGAGCTTTCCCCCATTGGGATGTCCGCTCTGCTTTCCCTGCCAGATTCAATAGGGCTTCATAGAGTTCGGAGGGAGTGCCTCCTCCTTCTATTTTTTGGGTGAAGGAGACTATTCTGTCCAAGTGTTTCAGACAAGAAGGAGCGTTTGAGGACAAGAAGGACCTCCAGCCTTCAAGGCCCTTGGGGGCTTTTTCCAGGGCTTTCTCCAAGGGGAAATCCTTGGCCGCCATGTATGAAGAAGCCAAAAGCCATGCGGTCTCCTCGGTGGGGAAGTCGTTTTTTGCGATCTCCCAGGCTTTCCTGGCTCCCTGCCAGAGTAGGGTGGATGCCACTGATGGGCCGTTTTCCAGGAAATAAGGGATGCCGTATCTATCGAAGGCTTCTTTCAAGGTTGGAAGCCTTTGTTGTTCCACCATGATGCCTATCCTTCCCCAACCGGGAAAGGGCATGTGGGAGAGTTCATGAAGGGGGCCGTAGCCCTTACGCCACAGGACGAGATAGCGAGCCAAAAGTTCGAGCTCCAGCCTGTAATCTCCCAGAACTGCCTCTACTATCTGGGGGCTATCTTCCTCTTTCAGTTCTGCAAGCTCGTCGGTTATGGTCCGGAGCTGTTCCTGGGCGTCATGGATGTCCAGGCCCGTATTTGGTGTCAGAACCACTATGTTTGCGCCCAGATCCTTGAGGCTTCTCACCAACAATAGTTGACCGTGAGTGAAGCTCAAAAAACCTGCGAAGACAAAGGTCTGGCCCCAAAGCCACCTTTGAGCCGAAAGGGGGGCGTCTTCAAGGAGGTGTCTTACCGCTGTGGCTGTTTGAGCGCTGTCCATCAGGCCGCTTTCTTCCAGATATTGAACATAGTCATGATACAAGCGGCATAAAAGTCTTTTGGATTCTGTCCCAAGAGAAAGGCATTTTCCTTTTTCGCATCTTTCGCAGTCGTTGAGCCTCCAGAGGTGTTCTGGCAACACTTCCTCGCGGAGCAGCTCCCTCAAGGTCTTACCCAAAAGCTCCACGAAGCCTCTCTGCTTGAATGAAGGAGGAACATTGACATTGATACTTTCTGCTTCCCGTATCAGGTTTTTGAGTACGAAATGGACGACGAGCCAATGGTCCGGTGGATCTATTTGCCGCCTTAGTTTGGATTTTGGCGTGCCAAGCTGCGAGGCTGCTTCCCTATATAGTTCCTCCCATCGCATTATCATGCGTTTTTTCCCCATAAGGGAGGGATCGCTGGAGAGAGCCTTCTCCAGTATCCTCACGTCACCACTGCTAGGCACCAGGACGTAACATCCCTTTTGGGCGTCCTTTACAGCTTTCGCTACGACTCCAGCGGCATTGTGAAAGAATTTGTATCGGATTAGTTTTACTTGGGCAGACATGGCCACCTCCATGGGGGTGCTGGGCGTTATTTACTCTCTTATTCTACCAGCTTTCCCCCAGGAGATGGATGAAGTCGTTTAAGTCCAAGGTATGGTCTAACGGTATCCTTCGAAGGGGCCTCTCCAGAGCATGTCCTGGGGCAAACTTTCCATGCGTTCTGCAAGAGCCCACTCTCGGAAGCGGCGTTCGCTGGACAAGAAGCTTCGGGTTTCTTTCCTTCCCTGGGAAGTTTTTTCCCTTTCTTCTCTTCTCATTTCTACTCCTCCTCTTTCTCTGGGTTTTTCTTAGGTCGCTGAATAAATTAAGAGCCGGGATCCTTTTGGGTCCCGGCTCCTTGTACCTTTAGTGTGCGCCTAGGTGGCAGGTACACCAGGAGGGGACCCAACGGCGAGTACGAGAATAATAAGGCTAATTATTACGCTCAGTTGGAACAAGAGACCAACGCTCATTGCCATCAGGGTTTCCCTCCTTCATTTAGTATGTGATTTGAATTTTCAGGTAATTTTACATCCCAAGGTGGAATTTGTCAAAAGAGTATATTGTATGCGTACATGTTTGGTTGGAACTTCATACAAATTATGCGTCGGTTCTGATAGACTATTGAACGATAGATGCGGCGGAAAACATGTAGGGCAGAATTTTTTAATTAGGAGGAGTAAACGTGGTGGGGAAAGACAGTTCGGTGTCTGAGTCTTTGAAGAAAGCCTACAGATACAGATGGATAGTGTGGGGTTCCATGGTTTTAGCCTACATGGTGGTGTTCTTCCACAGGTTGGCGGCGGGAGTGGTTAAGGAGGACATAATCAACACCTTTGGTTTGTCTTACACTGAATTTGGACATCTGGCTTCCATGTACTTTTATGCCTACATGGTCATGCAGATACCGGTGGGCATTCTGGCAGACTCTTTGGGGGCGAGGATTACGGTCTCTTCTGGCATGCTGGTGGCTGCTTTGGGGTCGGTGGTATTCGGTCTGGCCAAGAGTGTCTTTGCGGTCTTTCTGGGACGTTTCCTGGTAGGTATAGGAGTTTCGGTGGTCTTTGTGTGCGTTCTCAAGGTTCAATCTCAGTGGTTCAGGGAGGACGAGTTCGCATCCGTCTCTGGCGCAACGAACCTCATGGGAAACCTTGGGGGGCTGGTGGCCCAGACGCCTTTGGCCTTGTTGGTCGCAGCGTTCACATGGAGGTACACTTTCGTAGCTATAGGGGCCTTGTCGGCTGCCCTAGCGGTTTTATGCTTTCTTCTTATCCGCAATAAGCCTCAGGACATGGGTTTCCCTCCGATACACCAGGAGGTTCCTTTGGAGGATAATAAAAAGGCAAGTGTCTCTTCAGGGCTAATGGAGGTAATCAAGGATATATGTTTGTGGCCCTGCTTTTTGTACGTGCCTCTTGTTGCTGGCGCTTACATAGCTTTTACTGGAGCATGGGGAGTTCCATTCCTATCGGAAGTTTATGGCATGTCCGCCAAGGAAGCTTCGGGGTTCATCGTCATGGCCGTTTTCGGGGCCATGCTGGGCGGAGTCTTCATGGGGTGGGTCTCCGATAAGCTGAAGAAACGAAAGCTTCCCGTGATCATTGTCAGCATAGTGCAGGTCCTATCTTGGGCAGGGATAGTCTTTTGGGTTGGAAGACCCATCAACGAGCCACTGCTTAAGAGTTTGTTCTTTATAATGGGCTTTACCTCCATGGGAGTGGTCATAACCTGGGCGATAATAAAGGAGATGAGTCATCCGGAGCGTACGGGAGTGGCCATATCGGTGATGAACATGATAACGTTCCTTGGGTTGGCCATTTACCCGCCACTCATGGGAAAGATCATAGATATATTCAGGGAATCGGGCGCTTCCTTTGCTTACCGAAACGCCTTCTTGCTGTGTCTTTTCGCGACGGCTCT
The DNA window shown above is from Thermovirga lienii DSM 17291 and carries:
- a CDS encoding hypothetical protein (PFAM: Domain of unknown function DUF83~COGs: COG3857 ATP-dependent nuclease subunit B~KEGG: aco:Amico_1643 hypothetical protein~SPTR: Putative uncharacterized protein); translation: MSAQVKLIRYKFFHNAAGVVAKAVKDAQKGCYVLVPSSGDVRILEKALSSDPSLMGKKRMIMRWEELYREAASQLGTPKSKLRRQIDPPDHWLVVHFVLKNLIREAESINVNVPPSFKQRGFVELLGKTLRELLREEVLPEHLWRLNDCERCEKGKCLSLGTESKRLLCRLYHDYVQYLEESGLMDSAQTATAVRHLLEDAPLSAQRWLWGQTFVFAGFLSFTHGQLLLVRSLKDLGANIVVLTPNTGLDIHDAQEQLRTITDELAELKEEDSPQIVEAVLGDYRLELELLARYLVLWRKGYGPLHELSHMPFPGWGRIGIMVEQQRLPTLKEAFDRYGIPYFLENGPSVASTLLWQGARKAWEIAKNDFPTEETAWLLASSYMAAKDFPLEKALEKAPKGLEGWRSFLSSNAPSCLKHLDRIVSFTQKIEGGGTPSELYEALLNLAGKAERTSQWGKALSWEIQDLTELDEDARQTNQAIKELEEKALQIKEAEPDIGPAGEEPLRKEDAMAFLAAWAERSNLWRGVKIKGSISVYTATPPVLTYHDVWILTGADSSSWPGNLRQGPLLTDEERETLHDDPSLALGAFHLPLLPEIRQQRHALLRRLMCCGTNLSIVSRPLQDDAGRPLRRSPFLEKALEGNTPWAKRIHDSPLTRGLKDVIPPDDDFRIKPLEVREKDTPLVPKRFNLLRKKDLPTARFTEKIEKAHLSDLDVWNDCPFRYMASRHLKIEEPVIGLFDTKRAGIFIHSLWENAWKRKLTTSMPLEEIVENIWDQELGKHYPALLDPKGPLNRHNKRLKFQAKRLCKLQETLDEQLKLSRKNLLTEKELSINVEGCLFRGRCDRVDVVEDGVFIYDYKLGSSPNYSKALQLASYALAWEQEEPSMPVNGVIYLCMGDGGFVMASRSENEKTPDKKFRSLSEQKERALEKLEEWAKTLKEGNFPPNYNSDTCKVCGYRGLCRREETPSGGTEEDE
- a CDS encoding pre-mRNA splicing factor (KEGG: pbe:PB000229.02.0 pre-mRNA splicing factor) — encoded protein: MRREEREKTSQGRKETRSFLSSERRFREWALAERMESLPQDMLWRGPFEGYR
- a CDS encoding major facilitator superfamily MFS_1 (PFAM: Major Facilitator Superfamily~COGs: COG2271 Sugar phosphate permease~InterPro IPR011701~KEGG: aco:Amico_0348 major facilitator superfamily MFS_1~PFAM: major facilitator superfamily MFS_1~SPTR: Major facilitator superfamily MFS_1) yields the protein MVGKDSSVSESLKKAYRYRWIVWGSMVLAYMVVFFHRLAAGVVKEDIINTFGLSYTEFGHLASMYFYAYMVMQIPVGILADSLGARITVSSGMLVAALGSVVFGLAKSVFAVFLGRFLVGIGVSVVFVCVLKVQSQWFREDEFASVSGATNLMGNLGGLVAQTPLALLVAAFTWRYTFVAIGALSAALAVLCFLLIRNKPQDMGFPPIHQEVPLEDNKKASVSSGLMEVIKDICLWPCFLYVPLVAGAYIAFTGAWGVPFLSEVYGMSAKEASGFIVMAVFGAMLGGVFMGWVSDKLKKRKLPVIIVSIVQVLSWAGIVFWVGRPINEPLLKSLFFIMGFTSMGVVITWAIIKEMSHPERTGVAISVMNMITFLGLAIYPPLMGKIIDIFRESGASFAYRNAFLLCLFATALALGLAFLAKETGCRNIYASRKVSKA